The following proteins are co-located in the Desulfoscipio sp. XC116 genome:
- a CDS encoding initiation control protein YabA, which yields MKNLKNLVEMLETENAKLRQQLILMYDMQESDKTGSAGLPKVVSGRQNLVNLYNQGFHVCNIYFGRIRESECLFCAAFLHRKQE from the coding sequence ATCAAAAATCTGAAAAATCTTGTCGAAATGCTCGAAACAGAAAATGCAAAGCTCAGACAACAGTTGATCCTGATGTATGATATGCAAGAAAGTGATAAAACCGGTTCCGCCGGTTTGCCGAAGGTGGTCTCGGGGCGGCAGAACCTGGTTAATTTGTACAACCAGGGTTTTCATGTCTGCAATATCTATTTTGGCCGAATACGGGAAAGCGAGTGCTTATTTTGTGCTGCTTTTTTACATCGCAAACAGGAGTGA
- a CDS encoding stage 0 sporulation family protein: protein MPYIVVGIRFKSAGKIYYFDPGELHLSVNDGVIVETSRGIEYGTVVIEPREVPEEEVVGNLKMVLRRANEEDMAQLQANREKEIKAMEICLEKINTHGLPMKLVDVEQTFDGNKIIFYFTADGRIDFRELVKDLAAIFRTRIELRQIGVRDEAKMMGGMGCCGRELCCTTWLADFASVSIRMAKEQNLSLNPTKISGICGRLMCCLKFENEVYEQAKEGFPELGKKVTTPDGDGRVNGINIFKRTVNVELRESKLVKEYPCSVIEVESVEGDHGEAPNVKNEGAGGQGTGPAVRNQKSEKSCRNARNRKCKAQTTVDPDV, encoded by the coding sequence TTGCCGTATATTGTAGTAGGGATCCGTTTTAAATCGGCGGGAAAAATATACTATTTTGACCCTGGGGAATTGCACTTATCAGTAAACGATGGTGTTATTGTGGAAACTTCCAGAGGGATTGAATACGGAACCGTGGTAATTGAACCGCGGGAAGTGCCGGAGGAGGAAGTGGTCGGTAATTTAAAAATGGTGCTGCGCCGGGCCAACGAAGAAGATATGGCTCAATTGCAAGCCAACCGGGAGAAAGAAATCAAGGCCATGGAAATCTGCCTGGAGAAGATTAACACTCACGGATTGCCCATGAAGCTGGTGGACGTGGAACAAACCTTTGATGGCAATAAAATTATTTTTTATTTTACTGCCGATGGGCGAATAGATTTTCGCGAGCTGGTCAAGGATCTAGCCGCGATTTTTCGGACCCGCATTGAACTGCGCCAGATTGGTGTGCGGGATGAGGCTAAAATGATGGGCGGTATGGGCTGCTGTGGCAGGGAATTATGCTGTACCACCTGGCTGGCCGATTTTGCGTCGGTGTCCATTAGGATGGCTAAAGAGCAGAATCTTTCACTTAATCCCACTAAAATTTCGGGTATTTGTGGCCGTTTAATGTGCTGTTTAAAGTTTGAAAATGAAGTTTATGAACAGGCCAAAGAAGGCTTCCCGGAACTTGGCAAAAAGGTAACCACACCGGACGGCGACGGCCGGGTAAATGGTATTAATATTTTTAAGCGAACAGTTAATGTGGAACTGCGGGAAAGTAAATTGGTTAAAGAGTATCCCTGTAGTGTAATTGAAGTGGAGTCTGTGGAAGGTGATCATGGTGAAGCCCCTAACGTTAAAAATGAAGGCGCTGGAGGCCAGGGCACAGGACCTGCTGTCCGAAATCAAAAATCTGAAAAATCTTGTCGAAATGCTCGAAACAGAAAATGCAAAGCTCAGACAACAGTTGATCCTGATGTATGA
- a CDS encoding aminotransferase class I/II-fold pyridoxal phosphate-dependent enzyme produces the protein MLINHEHTPLVDALEEYSNIKAVRLHVPGHGGGPGLPKAMRRSNLPGWDVTELAGLDDLHNPTGVIAAAQQSAAELYGARCTFFLVNGTTVGLQALIAATCSKDRALVLPRNVHRSVLGGLVISGASPVFIEPAIVPGFDFAAGFSPDKLDAALRQSSGAGAVLAVHPCYYGVVGDLDGLSEVCRRHGVPLLVDEAHGTHLRLHPALPADALSLGADAVVQSVHKTGGALTQASWLHLGGKRVERQRVADALRLLQTSSPSYILMASLDAARKQLAFKGQAVLDDLLTLAVDAASRINQIPGLAVLSKEYLGGPGAVHYDPTRLVISVRKLGIGGYAAARRLATVHGIYVEMSDAYNLVAVLSLGTSRADVMALVGAMAEISRSVGAGHAADRNCNGLSPAGPPLPPQVMTPRRAWLAKQKKVNIEESRGLVGAEIIAVYPPGIAIIYPGEEITTEVIEYLLQVRKMGVHIQGAADATIRTIRVVDI, from the coding sequence TTGCTAATTAATCATGAGCATACTCCTTTGGTGGATGCTTTGGAAGAATACAGCAATATAAAAGCAGTACGCCTGCATGTACCCGGTCACGGTGGCGGTCCGGGGCTGCCAAAAGCAATGCGGCGGAGCAATCTGCCGGGTTGGGATGTTACTGAACTGGCGGGTTTGGATGATTTACACAATCCGACGGGAGTGATAGCCGCGGCTCAGCAAAGTGCCGCAGAGCTTTACGGCGCCCGGTGTACTTTTTTTTTAGTAAATGGCACCACTGTGGGGTTGCAGGCTTTAATTGCAGCCACTTGCAGTAAAGACCGGGCACTGGTGCTGCCGCGCAACGTGCACCGGTCGGTGCTGGGCGGATTGGTGATCAGCGGGGCCAGCCCGGTGTTTATAGAACCGGCTATTGTGCCTGGTTTTGATTTTGCCGCTGGATTTTCGCCGGACAAGCTGGATGCCGCCTTGCGGCAATCTTCGGGCGCGGGGGCTGTGCTGGCCGTGCATCCCTGCTATTACGGGGTAGTAGGTGATCTCGATGGGTTAAGCGAGGTGTGCCGGCGGCACGGGGTGCCTTTACTGGTGGACGAGGCCCACGGTACGCACTTGCGCCTGCACCCCGCGCTTCCTGCCGATGCGTTGTCCCTGGGCGCTGATGCAGTGGTGCAAAGTGTGCATAAAACCGGGGGCGCACTGACCCAGGCTTCCTGGCTGCATCTGGGCGGTAAGCGGGTAGAGCGGCAGAGGGTGGCTGATGCACTGCGCTTGCTGCAGACCAGTAGTCCTTCCTATATTTTAATGGCCTCACTGGATGCGGCCAGGAAGCAGCTGGCCTTTAAGGGACAAGCCGTGTTGGATGATTTATTGACCCTGGCCGTTGACGCGGCCTCGAGAATTAACCAAATACCGGGGCTGGCCGTGCTGAGCAAGGAGTATTTGGGAGGGCCGGGTGCTGTGCATTATGATCCCACCCGTTTAGTGATTTCGGTGCGGAAATTGGGGATTGGCGGGTACGCGGCAGCCCGGCGGCTGGCTACTGTACATGGTATATATGTGGAAATGTCCGATGCTTACAACCTGGTGGCAGTATTATCGTTGGGCACGAGCCGGGCGGATGTGATGGCTTTGGTGGGGGCTATGGCTGAAATCAGTCGCTCAGTGGGGGCGGGGCATGCAGCGGATCGAAACTGTAATGGACTGTCCCCGGCGGGCCCGCCGCTGCCGCCGCAGGTTATGACACCACGCCGGGCCTGGCTGGCGAAACAAAAAAAAGTGAATATTGAGGAAAGCCGGGGATTGGTTGGCGCGGAAATAATCGCGGTTTACCCGCCCGGCATAGCGATAATATATCCCGGGGAGGAAATTACCACCGAGGTTATAGAATACTTATTACAGGTGCGGAAAATGGGGGTGCATATCCAGGGTGCCGCAGATGCGACGATTAGAACCATACGGGTTGTGGATATTTAA
- the tmk gene encoding dTMP kinase, producing the protein MLAGKFIVFEGIDGAGKTTQMELLAGFLKKMDIPVLCTREPGGTRIGGRLRELLLDPACHDISHRTEAFLYAADRAQHVDEIIRPALVKGITVLCDRFVYSTLAYQGWGRGMDMALLRQLNELATGALVPDAVVLLDITVREGISRVLGQRPPDRLEGEKNDFFRRVRDGYLEMALRWPGTFRVVEGDGPVEDVHRRILKAVGDLITP; encoded by the coding sequence TTGCTGGCGGGTAAATTTATCGTATTTGAAGGCATTGACGGGGCGGGTAAGACTACCCAGATGGAACTGCTGGCCGGTTTCTTGAAGAAGATGGATATTCCTGTGCTGTGTACCCGGGAACCCGGGGGCACCCGAATCGGCGGCAGACTGCGGGAACTATTATTAGACCCGGCCTGTCATGATATAAGCCACCGTACAGAGGCGTTTTTATACGCGGCGGATCGGGCCCAGCATGTTGATGAGATAATAAGACCTGCTTTGGTCAAGGGAATTACGGTGCTCTGTGACCGGTTTGTATATTCCACCCTGGCTTACCAGGGGTGGGGGCGGGGTATGGATATGGCGCTGCTGCGGCAATTAAACGAACTGGCCACCGGTGCTCTGGTGCCGGACGCGGTGGTGCTACTGGATATAACCGTGCGGGAAGGTATAAGCCGGGTGCTGGGACAGCGTCCCCCCGACCGCCTCGAAGGCGAGAAAAACGATTTTTTCCGGCGGGTGCGGGATGGTTACCTGGAAATGGCTCTGAGGTGGCCCGGAACCTTTCGCGTGGTAGAAGGAGACGGGCCGGTGGAAGATGTACACCGGCGCATTTTAAAGGCGGTCGGCGATTTAATAACACCGTAA
- the holB gene encoding DNA polymerase III subunit delta', producing MPLLGDVVGHKKIKERLKSALAGRVNHAYLFGGPVGVGKKTIGLAFARALLCRRGRGDACGECDDCVRSERGVHPDLHIIRPEGASIKIHQLRAVQDGAAITAFGSGRQVFLVEQVEKMTLAAANCFLKILEEPPSGVVFILVTDDPARILPTVRSRCQQYRFTPLSGEEVLQVLANTGTGAEYDADSTRVAAALSGGCPGRALAMLSGPDKRGAMLELLMRLVRERPGSAFTPVEELAERENLAEFVNYAIPFFRDVLIWQTTGSAELLINVDRHSYIVELAGTYAKHEVMDILITAEKAFDRLASNVNQRLVLDFLLFKITGLGNDDRG from the coding sequence ATGCCGCTTCTAGGGGACGTGGTAGGTCACAAAAAGATTAAAGAACGTCTTAAAAGTGCCCTGGCCGGAAGGGTCAACCATGCTTATCTTTTTGGCGGGCCGGTGGGGGTTGGCAAAAAAACAATTGGGTTGGCCTTTGCCCGGGCGTTATTATGCCGCCGCGGCCGGGGGGATGCTTGCGGAGAATGTGACGACTGTGTCCGTTCGGAACGGGGTGTGCATCCTGATTTGCATATTATCCGGCCGGAAGGGGCATCCATAAAAATTCACCAATTGCGTGCCGTACAGGACGGCGCTGCTATTACTGCCTTTGGCTCGGGCAGGCAAGTTTTCCTGGTGGAACAGGTCGAAAAAATGACTTTGGCGGCAGCCAACTGTTTTTTAAAAATACTGGAGGAGCCTCCGTCCGGGGTCGTATTTATACTGGTCACCGATGACCCGGCCAGGATACTGCCGACAGTGCGGTCTCGCTGCCAGCAGTACCGCTTTACTCCCCTATCCGGCGAGGAAGTGTTGCAGGTGTTGGCTAATACCGGTACCGGGGCGGAGTATGATGCTGATAGTACCCGGGTGGCCGCGGCGTTGTCCGGGGGATGTCCGGGACGGGCGTTGGCGATGCTTAGCGGGCCGGATAAACGCGGCGCCATGTTGGAGTTATTAATGCGGTTAGTCCGGGAAAGGCCGGGCAGCGCCTTTACTCCTGTGGAAGAACTGGCGGAGCGGGAAAACCTGGCGGAGTTTGTTAATTATGCTATTCCTTTTTTCAGGGATGTGCTGATCTGGCAAACAACCGGTTCCGCGGAGCTTCTAATCAATGTGGATCGGCATTCATATATTGTTGAATTGGCCGGTACTTATGCAAAACATGAGGTAATGGACATACTGATAACGGCGGAAAAAGCTTTTGACCGCTTGGCAAGCAATGTTAACCAGCGCTTGGTGCTGGATTTCCTCTTGTTCAAAATTACCGGCCTGGGGAACGATGATCGGGGGTAG
- a CDS encoding AbrB/MazE/SpoVT family DNA-binding domain-containing protein, which yields MKSTGIVRKVDELGRVVIPIELRRTLGIDEKDALEIYVDAEKIILKKYEPACVFCGNAADVQHYKGKLVCRNCALAMFENVKEEVKAM from the coding sequence TTGAAATCTACTGGTATTGTTAGAAAAGTGGACGAGCTGGGCCGCGTGGTAATTCCTATTGAATTACGTCGTACTCTCGGTATTGATGAAAAAGATGCTTTGGAAATCTATGTTGATGCCGAAAAAATAATTTTAAAGAAATATGAGCCCGCTTGCGTATTCTGCGGCAACGCCGCCGACGTACAGCATTACAAGGGCAAGCTGGTTTGTCGAAATTGCGCTTTAGCCATGTTTGAAAATGTAAAAGAAGAGGTTAAAGCCATGTAA
- the rsmI gene encoding 16S rRNA (cytidine(1402)-2'-O)-methyltransferase — protein sequence MRPVEGSGVLFLCATPIGNLEDITLRVLKVLREVDLVAAEDTRHTRKLFSHYGIHTALTSYHEHNRQSKGVYIIEQLAAGRNVALVSDAGTPCISDPGEELVAAALERGIRVTSLPGSSALLAALTMSGLATARFVFEGFLPVKNKERRRRLTLLARESRTMVLYESPHRLLKTLGELVDVLGDRRACTARELTKLHEDVRRGTLKQLQQQSENRPPRGEFVLVIDGCSAVEEKEQALDNGLVLSPEESVRLLQEEGVPTSKAIKIVARLRDIPRRELYNQINRST from the coding sequence ATGCGGCCGGTTGAAGGGAGCGGCGTTTTATTCCTTTGTGCCACACCTATCGGTAATTTGGAGGATATTACCTTGCGGGTGCTGAAGGTGTTGCGGGAGGTGGATCTGGTGGCGGCTGAAGACACCCGCCATACCCGCAAGCTGTTTAGTCATTATGGCATCCATACTGCTCTGACCAGCTACCATGAGCATAACCGGCAGTCCAAAGGTGTTTATATTATTGAACAGCTGGCCGCGGGGCGAAACGTGGCTTTGGTAAGTGATGCCGGTACGCCGTGCATTTCCGACCCGGGTGAAGAATTAGTTGCGGCGGCTCTGGAAAGAGGTATCCGGGTGACGTCATTGCCCGGATCCAGTGCTTTGCTGGCTGCGCTGACCATGTCCGGACTGGCGACGGCCAGATTCGTATTTGAGGGGTTTTTGCCGGTCAAGAACAAGGAGCGACGCCGGCGGTTGACACTGCTGGCCCGAGAGTCCAGAACCATGGTATTATATGAGTCTCCCCACCGTCTGCTGAAAACATTGGGTGAGCTTGTAGATGTCCTGGGTGACCGGCGGGCCTGCACGGCCCGGGAATTGACCAAGCTGCATGAGGATGTGCGGCGCGGTACTTTAAAGCAGCTGCAGCAGCAGTCGGAAAACCGACCGCCGCGGGGTGAATTTGTGCTGGTTATTGATGGGTGTTCTGCCGTAGAGGAAAAAGAACAAGCTTTGGATAACGGTTTAGTATTGTCACCGGAGGAATCTGTGCGCTTATTGCAGGAGGAAGGGGTACCAACCAGCAAGGCTATAAAAATAGTAGCCCGCCTGAGGGATATCCCCCGGCGGGAACTGTATAATCAGATTAACAGGTCCACATAA